In the Bos mutus isolate GX-2022 chromosome 10, NWIPB_WYAK_1.1, whole genome shotgun sequence genome, CCTTCCTCCCACATTTCTTCAGACCATGCCACACAATAATTTAGcctcagaaaaggaaaactctctggcactttaataatttttctaacATTCACACAAACTCACAGTAACAAACAGGAAACTGACCCCAACCCTCCCCCCAAACTGATGAAAGAGAACTCAAATGAAGGATGCAAATTCCAGGTAAAAACTTCTGATGTCTCAAGCAGAGTAACACAGCAAATGCCACACAGTACTCTGAAGCCTGAGGGTGATGATGAAGTTGGTCTCTCAAATGATCAGGAATCAAGTTACTCCTGCAGAAAAGGCTCCTtttccatctccaactcctgctTTTACTTCTGTGCCTAGGTGAGGTGTCTCCTAGAAGATTGTCTGACTTCTGTGACACTGAGGCAGTCATCAAGGTAAATATAAACACACTGATGGGTATCAAGTAAGAAAATGAGTTTTCTCCCTCAAAAGGTGGTGGGAGAGAATCATTACTGTCTTATTTCTGGCATTTAGTGATTAAGTAGTTCAGGTTAGAGGCATCTTGGTGAGCAGCAGCCCCTTATCATATAACATGGTTGCCAAGGAAAGCTGGTCCTCCACAGTGTCACAGGGCAAGTCCCCTACTCTCACAAACTCTGGGTAGGAGCGAAGCAAGAGTTCCATGGCATCAGCTTGCTGGGGGTATATCTCCAAGCACTTAGGCTCCTCCAGGTGATAAACTCGGGAGTTCTCCACTGTgtaataaagaaacaaatggcCCCCCTCACCCACCAGCCGAGCTATACCATCCTGAAGCATGTGCACTTCAGTTTCTGTTGTCAACTGGGCTCCCACGTTTACAGGTTCTCCAGCCTCCCAGCGAATTGGGAGCCCGTAAACGCTTAGTGCCCTCTCCCTGTCAGTCAACACAGGGGGCAGAGAATCGTGGATGAAGTCTTTGGCTCGCTGGTCAGCCACAGCATCAACTGGGGCAAAGTGTCCCAAGCGGGCAACCAGGACCCGCACCTTCTCCATGAAAGCGGTTCTTCGCGGATCCTTAGAATCCGAATGCTGGGCCCCCATGTAATCCATAAAGTCTCGGGGCAGCCCCCTACGAAACTCCACATTTTCCTCCATTGCGGCCTGCACTGCCAGGGGCAGTACAGCCTCCAGGAAGTCGCCCCAAGTATTACGCTGGAATGTGGACAAGGTCAAGTGCAGAGAGTGCACCCCATCCTGGCATTCGGCTTGGTGAATGAAGCCTCGGGGGAAATAGAGCAAATCTCCAGGTTCCAGCACCGTCTGCAGCACCGGCTCTCCGAGGTCGTCCTGGCTGAAGTTGGGGCTGGACGTCAGGGCCAGTTCCTCGGTCGGCACCCGCGGTCTGTAGACCCGCCAGAGTTTCCTACCTTCCAGCTGCAGCACGAAAGCCTCGATGTCGTCGTAGTGGGGGGCAAAGCCCTGCGAGTTGGGGGGCGTAAGGTAAACGTTGGAGCCTGCCATGCTTCCGAACTGCTCCTGGAGTACGGCCAAAAACTGCCACACGGTGCTGGAGAAAGCCTGCGGGCAGAGGAGGCGCAGGGAGCAGCCGGCCCGGTACAAGGACCACGCGGCGGCGGGCAGGGCGCGGCCGGGCGGGTTCAAGGTCTCGCGCCGCCCATTGATGTAGCGCGCGGCGTCCAGGTGCTGTCCGAATTGCACCTCCTCGTTGCGCAGTATGGAGTCGAGGACGGCGGTAGAGAAAAGACCCTGGTAGTAGCTGTGGTCCTGCCGCCGCACCAGCACTGCCTCGCGCTCCCACAGGCGCCGGTAGAAATGGTCCGGAGGCATGGGCGAGATGAGCCACTCGAAGAGGCGCGCCGCCCGTCGCCGGCTGCTAGGGATGCGATTCAGCTCGGCCAAGATGCGCTGCAGCGGGGAGTCCCAGGGCAGCTCCTCGCCCATGCTTTCCCCCTGCGGCCCCGACAGCATGGCAGGAGCCACGGACGGTGGTACGGCCGCCAAGTGCTGGGTAGAGCACAGCAGGGCCGAGGTCTCCACCAGGCGCGCGGGCAGCGCCGACGCCTCCACCAAGCGCGCCGGCGGGGTGTGCGCTTCCACCAAGCGTGCCGCCGGGGTGTGCGCTTCCACCAAGCGTGCCGCCGGGGTCTGCGCCTCCACCAGGGCGCGGGGAGTCTGCAGGGAGCGGGACGCAGGCGAAGCCTCCAGCAGCTCCACGGGCCCGAGCTGGCCGTGCGGCTCCCGCCCGGTCGCATCCGAGAGGGCCGCCGCCCCTCCCGCCAGCGGGTCCCCGGGTTCACCGACCGTGGACTCCACCCTCGAGTCCTCCGAGTCCTCGCTCTGCAGGGTCTGGGCCCTGAGCGCGGCCATTCGGGACGAGACACTTCTCCTCAGCTGCCGTCGGATCTTCCTGGGCCTCAGGGGCAGGGCCAGGACCGACCCGCTGTGTGGCTGTTGCTGGCGCCGGCGCCTCAACCGCCCGCGTCTCAGCAGCCCGGCGCTAGCCCGGAGCCCGTCCATGGTCCAACCCTCCCGCTGCCACAGCGGGAGACGGCCGGAAGCTGGCTCACGCACTCGGCGGCCGCAGTGTACTCTGGGAAGGGGGCGGGCCTCCAGCTGCCTTCGCGTTGTCCACGCCCACCATTCTTCTTCGGCGCTTCCGGCTTCCCCAGTTAGAAAACGTTAATTAAATGCTCGGGTTCCCTTAGAGCCGCGGAGTCTCTGCCAAAGTAACATGGGTTCCGTATttagagggaaatttaaaaatcaagttgtCAGGGACTCCAGGAAAAAGTTGAGACTtaactcttctttccttcctgcgTCTGCAGATTGCGGTGTTCACAGGGTTATCCCCGTTTCCGAAAAACACGTTGCCCAGCAGCTTTGCATGAGAAAGCTGACAATTCTTGGTTTAAAGGAATGCACTCAGGCAGAGTTCTAAGTTCAAACTTCTGGTCCATCTGGTCCTCTTTACAGATATTGATTGAAGCCCTAAATTCCGCCGCCTAACTTCCCTTTGTCCTCTCTCCATTACAAATTTTCAGTCATAGCCCTctctccctgaaaaaaaaaaaaaaaaatccatggacttttctacttgtatttcttttttaatataacaaatgtttactgactaCCTACTAAGTGACAGACATCGCGACAACATGGGGTAACAATCACgaggaaaacaatgaaacatTATCACCTGCCCTCTTGGGACTTACATTTACGAGGACACAATCAACATGCGAGATAATGCACAATCCTTTTTCTACCCTTCATCTTTGCGAGTTTGATCCAGCTCAAACTTCAAGGTCATCAAGGCTACTTCTTAATTAAACTGAATGGAACGTTTTCTGACTTAATTCCATATTCAGTAAACATGCTGACTTTACCtgcccagggcttctctggtggctcagctggtaaagaattggcctgcaatgtgggagacctgggtttgatccctggattgggaagataccctggagaagggaacaactacccactccagtattctggcctggagaattccatggactgtatagcccatgaggtcgcagagagtcagacaagactgagtgatgaTCATTGTCATTGTTACCTGCccaaccccccaaccccccactgTCCTGGTCTGTGtggcaggttggaaaagaatttccagacatgaggcaggAGAGGAGAATAAAGTTTGTTAGAGTGGGACAAgctgttagaacagtgggccaGCTTAAGGGAGAGCCGAACAAACTTTTATGGCGTCAAGACAGAAAATTCCTACTGGaatggtggcattaggtgattggttaggatgcTCTAGGGTGGATAGTAGGATGGGTATTTTACATAATACGAAGTCTGGGAACTGGCCAGTTTTGATCCAAAAGCTCatg is a window encoding:
- the RIOX1 gene encoding ribosomal oxygenase 1; the encoded protein is MDGLRASAGLLRRGRLRRRRQQQPHSGSVLALPLRPRKIRRQLRRSVSSRMAALRAQTLQSEDSEDSRVESTVGEPGDPLAGGAAALSDATGREPHGQLGPVELLEASPASRSLQTPRALVEAQTPAARLVEAHTPAARLVEAHTPPARLVEASALPARLVETSALLCSTQHLAAVPPSVAPAMLSGPQGESMGEELPWDSPLQRILAELNRIPSSRRRAARLFEWLISPMPPDHFYRRLWEREAVLVRRQDHSYYQGLFSTAVLDSILRNEEVQFGQHLDAARYINGRRETLNPPGRALPAAAWSLYRAGCSLRLLCPQAFSSTVWQFLAVLQEQFGSMAGSNVYLTPPNSQGFAPHYDDIEAFVLQLEGRKLWRVYRPRVPTEELALTSSPNFSQDDLGEPVLQTVLEPGDLLYFPRGFIHQAECQDGVHSLHLTLSTFQRNTWGDFLEAVLPLAVQAAMEENVEFRRGLPRDFMDYMGAQHSDSKDPRRTAFMEKVRVLVARLGHFAPVDAVADQRAKDFIHDSLPPVLTDRERALSVYGLPIRWEAGEPVNVGAQLTTETEVHMLQDGIARLVGEGGHLFLYYTVENSRVYHLEEPKCLEIYPQQADAMELLLRSYPEFVRVGDLPCDTVEDQLSLATMLYDKGLLLTKMPLT